The DNA segment gaaggcaagagcaagCCTCCTCTGAACGAATCTGGCCACGGGAAGCGTGGGAGAAGGCCAGCAAAATGAAGCCACTAAGTAGCAATGTCGAAGAATCCTGCAAGTGTTGGACTACCACTCAAACCCCTTTTCAGCCAGGGAAACCCATTGTCGaaaaagtcacattctcttggccacagaggaaagcaaagggtgACGTAGACATGGGGCCACTCCACCCTCTTAATTAACTGCAGGGAAGGGCCACAATCAGAGAATTTGGAGAGCAGGCAAGCCGGAGTGGGGACATTCCTCTTGTAATGGAAAGAATGATGGTAACACAGAGAAAAAACTTTTGCAGAATTGACTTTTTAATAAGAAACGGGAAATACTGAGTGTAGTTGGACCTCTAGAACAAAAAGGTGTCCCTTGCCTGGGATGGGAGGGGTGTCTgataacatctggagagccacatgttCCTCCTCCCTCTTCAAATGGGGTGGGAAATAGCCCCAACAGAGAGCAATTTGCTTCTCATTGTGCAAAGAAAGTGGGAGGCAATGCCTGGGGGTCCCATATAGTCGAGGGCGGTGTGGGAGAGCGCCACAAAAAGGGCTCTATGGTGGCAAGAATGTCCATCCCGAGACGACAGTGAGTCTGGTCCAGACAGGCTTTGGTGGTTGTTGCGGAGGATGGACGAGAATGCCGGCCTTGGCGACGGCCAATGAGAGAGCTGTCTTGGCACGAGGCGGAGGCGCATTTGCTGGCGTTTGCGAGCGGCATGCCTTTGGGGTGAGGCACATTTGTACATTTCAAAGGCggcaggttcaatccccgggttTATCCTCTTGAAAGGCTGCCTCCCAAAGCCCGGCTCAGGGGCGATTCCTTTCTTCTGGCTGCCCTTCACTCAGCGTCCAGCTTCAGGGCTGTCCTTCTCGCTCTCTCCTTTGGCTGTTGTTGTTTCTACTGCCTTTTGAAGTTGGGAAAGAGGTCTTGTGGAACGGTCTGCAGAAGGCAGGAAAGGGGTATGCCGGTCTTAGCCGTTCTTTCCTTGGAAATGCTCCAAAAGCCTGGCACCGAGGTCTCCGCTCCTTTATTGCTGTGCTTCACCACCAAAACTGTTGGGGatgaaacccttgtgccagcaggactgctgactgaaacgttgctggtttgaatccggggagagcatgaatgagcttccgcctgtcagctctagctccacatGCAGGGAcatggagaagcctcccacagaatggtaaaataatcaaacatctgggtgttccctgggcaacatccttgcagacggtccattctttcacaccagaagcgacttgcagtttctcaagtcactcctgatacacaAACAAACCCCCAAAACTCTGCCTCTGCCCCACCATCCAACCCTTtcacattctctcacaccagaagcgacttacagtttctcaagtcactcctgatacaaaaaCAAACCCTCAAAACTCTGCCTCTGCCGCACCGTCCAACTCTTTCACATTCTCTCACAcaaaaagcgacttgcagtttctcaagtcactcctgatacaaaaaCAAACCTCCAAAACTCTGCCTCTGCCCCACCGTCCAACCCTTTTGCAGACAAAGACCCCGTTTCCTCACTCTCGGCCAGGAAAGCATCCCTGCAGGAGGACAATCAGCTCTAAGAGAAACTCTCGACAGAAAGAAAAGCTAGACTGCAGCCCATCGactagttaggtaaaggtaaaggtttcccctgatgttaactccactcgtgaccgactctggaggttggtgctcatctccatttctaggccgaagagctagcgttgtccgtagacacctccaacgtcatgtggtcggcatgactgcatggagcgccgttgccttcccgccggagcggtacctattgatctactcacatttgcatgttttcgaactgctagattggcaagagctgaggctaacagcgggcactcattccactcccgggatttgaacctgggaccttttggtccgcaagttcagcagctcagcgctttaacacactgtgccatcaggggactcCATCGACTAGTTATGGACccattaaaaaacccaaaaacccttACCTCCCACTAAGGATGGACACTCATCTGTGGCTTGAGCACTGACATTCCCACCCACCCACTTGCCGCAAAGGCATCTCCTTCCTTTTGAACGccatctccccaaaggcacaGAGTCCAGGAAATACTCGTATATTCGGTTCCTGCTCCTCCCAGGGTCCGGCCAAGGTGGCTGCAGCATCGTCCTGTGGCCACTGGGGTCTTGGCCACGTCTCCTTTGGTCCATTGTGGAAATAGCAAGCGGTGATATCCGAGGCCCATCACCGGTCAGAGGTCTGAGCGCTCAGTCCCTTTGGAGGGGGTCTCCTCCGCTTTGCCAGGCACTGGGTCCTCCTCCCCAAACTGCATGTTGGCATAAGCCACCTCTTTGGCCAGCTGATCCAGGGAAGGGCGGCCCCAGGCCAAGTTGCGCAGGGAGATGGCGGTCATGATGAGGCTGcggagggaataataataataataataataataataataataacaacatcaagcatgaacatgtgaaaactgtggtcagcaaagaatacacacaaagggtcagaaaaattctcaaaagcaagctcaatggaggcaacaccatcaaggccataaacacctgggccatacctgtcataagatatactgctggcattataaactggacacagatggaactggacaaattggacagaaaaacaagaaaactcatgaccattcataattcactgcaccctcgcagtgatgttgaccggctatatctgcctcgaagatcagggggcagaggactcttacaagtaaaacaagcagtcaaagaagaagaacatgccctggcagaatatgtcaagcaaagtgaagaacctgctctaattgaagtaaaaaatcagaaactcctcaaagcacagcagacaaagaatcagtacaaaaaaaccgcactacaaactagagttgacagctggcacaacaaaacattgcatggaaagttccttaacaaaattgaaggaaaagctgataaggagaagacctggctttggctcacgaatgggaccctgaagaaggagacagaaggcctgatccttgcagcccaggagcaagccatcagaacaaaggcaattaaggctaagatcacacagactgactacaaacagaggcacaactatgtggcccaaatgatccattggaacttatgcctcatgtaccacctcccagcagcaaagaactggtgggatcacaaacctgcaaaagtattggaaaatgagcacgcaaagatactgtgggatttccaaatccagactgacaaagttctggaatacaacacaccagacatcacagttgtggggaaaaaaaggtttggatcattgatgtcgccatcccaggtgacagtcgcattgacgaaaaacaacaggaaaaactcagccgctatcaggacctcaagattgaactttggctcagcactaagatgactCTATGATGCAAATCTAATACGCACCGCAATTTTGGCCAGTTCATTTGCCAAAAAGGGTGAACATTAGATGTGAGTCAATAGAGTATTTCAGCTTGCATTGACAGAAGAGGtgttgtttccaagccaagggaagtcatagtaccGCTCTCTGCTTTCCCAGCTCACCTTCGGCGGAAGACGAAGTACTTCTTGGCAGCAAAGTGGAGGAAGCGCTCCCCGAGGCCTGCGCTGCGCCGCTTCTGCAACTCTTGGATGCGCCGCTGTCGCCGGAGGAAGGCCTCCACCACGGGATCGGCGGGGGTCCCGTCCGCAAAGGATCCGCTAAGGATGGGCTGCAGCTCTGGAGGAAGGGGCTCCGTCTCTAAGGGGGACACAAAGTGAGGGGAGCATGGAAACAAAGGCAgccaccccccaaaaaaggtgGCTGCCCTCCAGGGGAAGGATGGCGAGGACCCCAATATGGGCACCTTGGTTCTCCGTCTGTTGTGTCTGCCTCCATATCAGTTTCCTGCCCTTATAAAATAATTCAGACAGTCTACAATTCCAACAAGCCTATGaagcaagtccccccccccccaatcagaaCAGCTTTAAAGGGTTAAATTGGTGTAAATGTTGTGGTTCAAACTGATGGAGCCAAGGGGCTTGGGGTTTCAGGGTCTCGAAGCTCAGATGCAGTTGCAGTTTTAGAGCTTGACAATTCAGATGCaacttcagagcttggaaaaacacTGTAGtcagatgccattagccacagatgcaggcgaaacatcaggagagaatgctactggaacagggccatatagcccgaaaaactcacggcAAGCCAGtgatttaagagaggaaagtgggataatATTATCTTCTTATTCCTCCTGTTACAATCTTTAGGACGCAATTGACCCGTTTCCAATGCACGTTATTCTTGttgttatcttattattattattattattattattattattattattattattaacaacctaCAACACGGAAACATGACAACATGACCCTGCCAGGAGACACAGAGAGACTGTCAGCAGACCTCAATTTTTCTGATCCTGGGGCCCCAGCACTATTTAAATCAGGCAagggcaagctttggccctccaggtgttttggacttcaactcccacaattcctaacagcctaccggctgttaggaattgtgggagttgaagtccaaaacacctggagggccaaagcttgccctTGCCTGATTTAAAGCTCCAGTACTGGATTCCTGCCGTCTGTGCAGGGCTCTCTTTGATGCCTTTTGCATGGAGAGCAATGAGGGAGGGAGTGCCTTGGCCCTGCAAAGACTCACCGGTCCCGTTCTCCACTTTCTCCTTCAGCTCCTGCAGGCGGGTGAAGTTCTGCTCCAAGGCTGCTTCGGTAGTGTTGACGTAGATGTACATGTAGCAGGAGGGCTCCGGGGATACGGTGAAGACCTTGTGGTATTCCCCCGGTGGCAGCTGAGGCCGAAGGAAAGGCCAAGGGAGtgggaataaataaatgataagaaataaataactttattcttgtatcccgccaccatctcaccaaaaatgaacaaaatctggccgccagtattaaaaaacagtaaataaggaacaacactctgaaaacagaagaattccagacatgagtcaatcgaGGCAGCTGATGCCTCcgaagaaaggattcccccaggcaggaagaagccaggaaatgaagcttgcaaggccattaatgctaatcaaggtgattaattacaacattcacactggcctccaacagacaagagttctttctcctaccctagacattattccacatacagtagagtcccacttatccaacactcgcttatccaagcttctggattatccaagccattttggtagtcaatgttttcaatatatcatgatattttggtgctaaattcataaatacagtaattacaacataacattacggcgtattgaactactttttctgtcaaatttgttgtataacatgatgtttgggtgcttaatttgtaaaatcataacctaatttgatgtttaataggcttttccttaatccctccttattatccaagatattcacttattcaagcttctgtaGGCTTGtttagcttggctaagtgagactctactgtatatataaaccttccttgctcaatttttccaatatacctcacaacctcagaggatgcctgtcatagatgtgggcaaaacatcaggagagaatgcttctggaacatggccatacagcccagaaaacacacaacaaccctgcaattccggccatgaaagccttcgacaacaaatgttgttgttattattccaggtgaggaggTCTGGCCAAAGACGTAGAAGAAACAAGGACCAGGATTAGGTTGGATGAGATGCTTCTTGGGGTCCCTTGCTTCCCCTATGGCTTCCATTTGGGGATGAAGCATTAGGAACATCTCCCTCCCGCTCCCTGTCCCAGTGTTTTGCACCTGGATCCGATCTCCTTCCCGCAAGGTGTGGTTCTGTCCTTCCTTCACCACCTCCACCACGACTTCTCCCTTCAGCAGCTGGAGGCTGGTGTTGCCCAGGTCCTCGCTCACAAAGTTCTCCAAATGCAGGCCTGTTATTCAAGACACACAATTGGGGGATTATCAGCACCTCCTGGAAGGCCGGCTGCCACCAAAGACACTCCCTCCGAGGCCTACGGATCAACAGAGACTCCCAAATCCTCTATCCGAATGCTCTAAAATGTGACCAAGGGTGTCTTGTTAGAGCTTTGACAGTGCTGAGTAAAATGTAATATCCCCTTTGTTTGTGAAAACAATGTAGCTATAGTCTGTGTGTATagtctggtggcacagcgggttaaactgctgagctgctgaagaaaggttggcggtttgaatccagtgagtggggtgagctcctgctgttagccccagcttctgccaacttagcacttctaaaacatgcaaatgtgagatcaatagataccgctccggagggaaggtaatagtgctccttgcagtcacatgaccttgagaAACAGGCCATCCACAAGCAACACCTGTGGCCTTAGCATAAAAGACTTTCGAGCCTGCAGTCTTGTTGCTGGAGGCAACGTCAACGTCTTGCTGGATGGTGTTATCGTGAACTCGTTGTGTGAACCCCGGATTCTCTCCTACAATTAGTTATACTGTTACTTTCTGACTTGTTTGATCTAGAAACGTGGACACTAATTTCCCGGCACTGGGATTGTGGATTTTGGCTTCGGTTCAAGAACCTTCTGTGTATGACCTCTGGACTTGGACATtgactacactatgtaacacgattttggttcctgggttataaacatcatttcctaattggttctatcataaaaacattgaaaaagttGCTtaaactgcagcacattttgcgctagtttttcaatgaatatctaatcgagtctcaaccaactgCAATCTAGTTACAAAAAACAAcaaggtttctggagtagaacaactactttcaaagttttttttttcccatgtcagttGCTCCtagagagaattagccgtctgcaaggacgttgcccaggggacattgcccagatgttttgatgttttaccatcattgtgggaggcttctctcatgtccctgcatggagctggagctgatagagggagctcatccacgctctctccgggtgggattcgaacctggcagctttcaggtcagcaacccaaccttcaagtcactaggcttttatcccctaggccatcggaggctccacactttcaaagtaaagactgcacaattaaacaagaacactttcaaaccaggaacagatttttttttaaaaaattgttacataGTACTATCTGTGTTTGAGAGGGAACGAGGCACATCACAACAAAGGAGCACCGGCCACAGCGCCAGAGGGCTACCTGGGAAGTCGGCGATGAAGACCACCTCGGTCTGGTTGTCCAGCGAGTCCTCGATCTCCTGCAGCTTGGTCCTCCAGGGAGAGAGGTCCACCAGGAGGGGCTTCAACCAGGGGGTCTTCCAGAAGGGGGACCACTCTGCCCGGACAATGTCCGTCCCGGGGTCAAAGAGCCTGAGACGGGGAGAAACAGGGACCCGATGAAATGCCCCCAAAAGTGATACAGCACCATCAAAACATAACCCCATACAGAGCTTGAGAAGCAAGGCTCCGGAGCCCTTCTTTCCTCTGGAGCGTTGCAGTTTCCAAGTAAAGGGAGCCTCACCTTTGCTGGAAGCGATCGTTGATGGAGACCCAGATGTCGAAGTAGATCTCCGGTTCGGAAATGTTATAGTTCTGCAGCAGGCCGCTGAGGCAAGTGGCGTACTGCTTCAGCATATCCGCATGGTCCTTCCAACGCCGGCTCTGAGTGAAGACCTGCTTCGAAATGCGGGCAAGCAAGGAAAGGCTTGCTAAGCGAGAGGTGAACCACAACTGTTGCTGCAGGGAGCCACCTGCACCCAAAATCACAAAACCTTTGCAAGTAAAGCAGGTTGCATTTGGGAGTTTGAGGTCATGCAAACCAGGCTCTCCATCCTCCACTTGCAGCTGAATGTAAGGCTTGCGGAAGTTGGGGGTTTTGATTGGAGAAATCCCAAACAAAAAGGTTCAAtaagctacatttcccaaaataaaTGCCACAAGCCTGACTGTTACAAATGTTGCTTTTTAAGGATACTTTCAGGGTCCTTTTGATGTGCATTTCTCAAAATTTTAAGGCCACTCTTTTTAGGTGCCATTCAGTAACAAAAGAGTTGCAAAGGGATGATACTGTCGCTTTCAAAAACACCTTGTTGCTTTTCAAATATTGCCAtgtgcaacagcagcaacaagatGAAAGGGTAGCACCTTGTGTAagataatattgttgttgttttgggacGGTGTTGCTGCTTTTCAAAAATGGAAACAGACATAATTGGAATGATTTATCTGTTCCAAAGAACCCAGAAAGCATCTTTGGCTGCAGGGGCCTTAGCAATAAACCAATGCACTGTACATATGCTGAATGCAAACATGTTCCTGCAAATGCCATTTCCTGCATTGCAAGAACAGCCTCTTGTGCCATTTGTCTTGGAAAGGGAGTTCCGAAAAGGCACAAATACCCCCGAATAGACAAGATCCGAAAGAGAAtgggactgactgactgaccCCAGGGTTGAGGTATCCCAGCTCCCCGGTGCGTCCGTCACGGTACGTGATCTTCACATGTTGATGGGAGCGCGAATGGACCATCATGTCCCAGGAGTAGCCATACAGGCCGTTCGTCCAGTTGTTGTAGCCCTGCATTGGGAACCAATATGAGCTGGTAAATGGGACCCAGTAATGGGCTTCCTTCACCCCTTCAGGCttagaatcataggatcctaAAGAtgggagggacccccaaaggccaaccagtccaacccacttctgctgGGCAGGAAAGTAtaatctaagccctcccgacagatggccattcaacctctctttttagaataatagaatcctagagttgggagagatctgcaaaggccatccagtccaactccattctaccaggcaggaaaacaccatcaaagccctcccaacggatggccatccagcctctctttatcGAATCATAGAGCCCTATCTGAGACCTGTCAGGGCAGGAGCAGGGGGAGAGATTAGATCCGACCTTCGCCCTGACTTGTTGATGAGTCTCACCTTCCACTCAACAGTAAGACCATTTGTGCTTCTGCAAAGTAGCACTGACAAAgttgtagattatctgctgatcccagcggcactaggctttatttatatacaaggCTATTTACAACTCCAATCACCATCACTTTCAGGACACATGCTCCCCAGCAAGGGAAAAGCATGGCACGTCTGTTCAGCACAGCCAAGAGTCTGTTATCAGAACAAGtcctcccaacattccacagtctATGAGGAATGTTCCGTCCACATAGTTGAAACcaaagtcttgacccattggccctgcaagctatcaatcagggctggcatgcaGTTAAttcctgtgctgctggaaagcttgccagaACACAGATGCATaatccaaacagcaaacaatttgatctaacatttcactcTATAATAAACAAACCACACTGACAAGACCAACCTCTTTTCTCATGGCTGGACTTTGCCCTTTACATTTGTCACTTTGCTACGTCTTTTCTCTGAATGCTACCCCACACTCACCTGGGTGATGAAGTGCGAATAGGGCAGGAAGAGCTGTTCCAGGATGTAGAGGAGGGTGAAGGCAGCGCCCAGCTTCTGCCGCAGCCCGGGCCTCCTCCGTGGGCCTTTGCCCTTTGTGTAGATGCACTCGGGACTGGGCTGTGGAGGCCGGGAGAGAGGCAACAGGCCATGCAGGGAGGAGGGGAGGCAGGCAACCAGGCGGCGAGGCCAGTCCGGGCGGCAGAAGAGTGGGCTGGTGGCCAGCATCGTGTAGGAGAACATGCCTGCAGGGAAACAAATGGCCTTCTGCATTGGCTGTATGTTATCAATATGAGTGTTTGAATTGAAAAGCTGAAGAAGCAGGCTCCATATGTAAGGAAATTACTATTAAAACATGGAGAACCAAAATGCATGATGAAATGGTGAATTGACACTCAAAGCGAGGAAAAGTCGACATGCGTGTACATGTgtatgaatgctgagtaaaaatgtaaaacctccctttgtctgtttgttagccaatgtagttGTAGGTTGTTTGTTGAATTCAATGTAGTtatatagaatctgtatgtctaatgtcattctttgtgtacaaattctgtaaaagttctgatataccctctcacactggaaattgcaataaaaagagccttgacaggaagaagaggagggaaaagaagaggaggaagaagaggaagaagcaggAGCTGCCACCTCAAGAAGTGATGCTCTGTGTCTTTTGTAGCAAGTCTATACCTTTTTCTACATTTTGATGCCACAATAACAACGCTCTGGTGCAAACTGCCTTACCATCATCGGTTATTTATCACTGAACACAATAATACAAAAAGAAATGTGTGCAAAACTGCAAGCCAACTGCCCAAACTGACCGGCCATCCTCCTTCCTGGTGCTTTCCCCTTCCCGTCCAACCAGGGTCCTTGGCCAGTGACCAAGGGTCTTGGAGGGGTCTCTggcctttccctttttttggtagGGAGGGAACCTACCGATGCTGAAGAGCTGGGAGTTCATGCAGTGGAAGTAGCTGACAAAGAAGAGGGCAAAGGGCCGTGTGGCGTCCAGGAAGAGCAGAAAGCCGGCCGTCAGGTCCAGAGCGAGGCCCCCGCCGTGGACCACCAGCAGGCTGGTCATCTCCTCCGAAAGCACCAACCTGAGGCAGGAAAAAAGGAATAAGACCACCAATAAActgagaaggaaaagagaagaggatGGTTTTGTGGCTCCTTCAGGGAGAAGAATTGAGCCAACACCAGTGtaagttttctgtgcagaaaatatgcTAAATATGTCAATATTTTTCTCCCTGTGCAAAATGCAACACTTTATCGAGGCAAGATCTTTTGTGCAAAATGCATCAGTTCCTTTACAAAATAGTATacgaaggttttttaaaaaacagaaaaaataatctCCCCTCCAAGTAATGACTCCTCTGcaaatatgtttgtttatttatttattagtagcatttatattccacccttctcacaccgaaggggactcagggcagtttaaaagtatatatacatacaatatattatattatacgactatattgcaatattattagtaatactgcatataatataaatatacaattataatagcgaattagaattattattacattatattacatcataatattattattaatattacatgtaggtagtaaaggtaaaggttttcccctgatgttaagtccagtcgtgtccaactctgggggttggtgctcatctccatttttaagctgaagagctggcattgtccacagacacctccaaggtcatgtggttggcatgactgcatggagcgcccttaccttcccgccggagctgtacctattgatctactcacattggcatgttttcaaactgctaggttggcagaagctgaagctaacaccTGGCGCTCagtctgctcccgggatttgaacctggcaccttttggtccgcaagttcagcagctcagcactttaacacactgtgccaccaggatccccaatattacatgtatatacaatatattataatattagtatagtataatatatgttGGTTGTCTTTTGGCACAGAaagtgtgtatttctgcatggaaaCATACAAGTGTTGTTGGATAAATACATGTTCTCCCAACAAAAAATATGAGCCATGCTCAACAATGGCAGAGCATTCCTCAGGTTCTCATGGAGCAGGGAGATAAAAGAATAGATGCTTTCATTCTTGCAAAGATTTGCAAGCCTTGCACTGCATTTATGCCTTTTTCCTGAGGGTTTTCCCAACTCTGCTCACCTGAAGGGGCTGAAGAGCCAATGCCTGGCCAGGGAGCCCATGGAGTAGCCCTCCACCCAGTCTGCGTCCAGCTTCTTAATTCCGGCAATGAAGTAGACAATGAAGACCTGGATGGAAGCAAGCGCCGGGAAGTTTGTGGGAGTTCCAGAAAGTACCAAAAATGGTCAAAAGTCTGGAAATTGTGAATCcatccctatgaggaacagcttatggAGCCGGGCATGTTTTGCTTGGAGAAAGGAAGGCTGAAATGGCCTGGATTAGAAGCTCCACACCTGCTGCCTACCTGCGTGCGCAGCAGAGTGTAGTTCCACAGTGGCACGTGCACGTTCCTCTTCCGTGGGTTCCTGAGACCGTCAATAGACCTGCAAAGCAAAGCGCACATCAGCAGAAGGAGCCTAACAAGATCATACTTTCCAAaaggttattattattccagataGGCTGGatgccaattaatctccaaaacAGCACACTTCCAAAAGCCTGTGGGGATTCTTGGGTTTCCAAAACTCCTTACCAGTAGCGGTTGGCATTGATGAAGAGGAACTGGAAGCCGAGGAGTCCGTAGAGGTAGGAGTGGTTGTTCCAGGTGGTCTTGTCCAGGAGGAAGACGTACCAATAAGGCAGCAGGAAGAGGAGGCAGCTGCCCCGGTAGAAGCAGCCCAGCATGATGCCCAGGGCCCCTGCAAAGAGGGGATCGCAGTGGCCTTTTCAGTGAGGGTCCCTCATctgtgttggaattcaaccccacactgcacAAGTCCAGTTGGAATATatctatttgttattatttactagcttgggaacccggctgtgcccaggttatttgaaaagggccttgtttgttttggggtgttaagtcttatcagtttggtaatttgtaGCTCTATTTGttagaaaaaagccagtctttcccattgttttttatgaatgctcgcattagaaaatgcataaggatgtgggtgaactgcaattcccaaaaccGTGGGCCAATCACACCAAAACCCACCAGTCTTCAAAgctggtctgtgtgccaagtttggttcagatctgatgtcggctgggttcagggctctctggataaggaagaactacagctcccagagtcaggacaatcacccccaaaccccgcctgtatgtagttgaccatgttgggtctgtgcaccaagtttggaccagatccaagagttcagtgctttctgggtaagggcaaactaaaactcccaaaatcaaggtgcattcccacaaacccctccagtatgttcagttggtcatggggcttcattgtgccaagtttggttccagtCCATTGTTGATGGATGTCACAGTAttgctggatgcaggtgaactaaaggtaaaggtaaaggtttc comes from the Anolis carolinensis isolate JA03-04 unplaced genomic scaffold, rAnoCar3.1.pri scaffold_8, whole genome shotgun sequence genome and includes:
- the ggcx gene encoding vitamin K-dependent gamma-carboxylase, which gives rise to MGPGRAHAAGAQLCESLPESQEGPMEEKQPNGSSRMKRLLGFEAADFSSWNRLVCLLNRPTDPAALGVFRFLFGLLMALDIPQERGLSYLDHKYLDGLSVCRFPLFNFLEPLPLDWMYLVYTVMLLGALGIMLGCFYRGSCLLFLLPYWYVFLLDKTTWNNHSYLYGLLGFQFLFINANRYWSIDGLRNPRKRNVHVPLWNYTLLRTQVFIVYFIAGIKKLDADWVEGYSMGSLARHWLFSPFRLVLSEEMTSLLVVHGGGLALDLTAGFLLFLDATRPFALFFVSYFHCMNSQLFSIGMFSYTMLATSPLFCRPDWPRRLVACLPSSLHGLLPLSRPPQPSPECIYTKGKGPRRRPGLRQKLGAAFTLLYILEQLFLPYSHFITQGYNNWTNGLYGYSWDMMVHSRSHQHVKITYRDGRTGELGYLNPGVFTQSRRWKDHADMLKQYATCLSGLLQNYNISEPEIYFDIWVSINDRFQQRLFDPGTDIVRAEWSPFWKTPWLKPLLVDLSPWRTKLQEIEDSLDNQTEVVFIADFPGLHLENFVSEDLGNTSLQLLKGEVVVEVVKEGQNHTLREGDRIQLPPGEYHKVFTVSPEPSCYMYIYVNTTEAALEQNFTRLQELKEKVENGTETEPLPPELQPILSGSFADGTPADPVVEAFLRRQRRIQELQKRRSAGLGERFLHFAAKKYFVFRRSLIMTAISLRNLAWGRPSLDQLAKEVAYANMQFGEEDPVPGKAEETPSKGTERSDL